cagagttggttttcataagatatttgtaAAACAAGtcaattatctttttctttaaatcgaCTATTCCTGGAAAATGGCTTATGTTTCTCAAACAAGAAGGATAAGTGAATCTCCATTTGAATTAATATCGACTACTTGTAATGctaaactaaattttgttactaACAACTTCtatgaatattttgaaacagGGAATTCACGAAACGAAGAAGTTGCTTATGTCGACAAATCCAGTTCCAGagcagaaaaattaaatttgcagGCTACAAAACTTATGAGATTTCTCAATATAAAGAAAGATGACAGgattcaaaatgaaaacaaagaagatGTACATGAAAGGGATCTCATCATGATGGCAAAATTTGAGACAACAAAAAAATGCTTGAGACAAGGAACAAAAAGCTCCATGTGGTACTTGGACAGTGGATGCTCAAGACACATAACTGGAGATCCAACAAAGTTCATAAGCATATCTTACAAGACTTCTGGTCATGTCACATACGGTGACAACAACAAAGGAAAGATCATCGGTATAGGTCAAATAAAAACTCCTTCttcttataaaactaaaaatgtacttcttgttgaagggttaaagCATAATCTACTAAGTATCAGTTAGCTCTGTGATAGAGGATTGAATATTACATTTGAACCTAAATATTGTCTGATCAGCAACGGTTCAACTGATGAATTGTTATTTGTGGGAAAACAGCATAATAACATCTACAAAATTGACTTTAAAGAAACGTAATTCAAGTTTGTCATTTGTGTGATGACTAAAGAAGATGATGTTTGGCTGTGGCACAAGAGACTAGCTCACATCAACATGGCACAACTGAGCAAGCTTGTATGTAAGGATCTTGTCATAGGTCTTCCTAACATTCACTGTGGTTCTAAAAGACTATGTGATGCATGccaaaagggaaaacaaacaAGGCAGTCCTTCAAGAACAAAAGGGAGACGTCAACCTCAAGACCTCTACAACTTCTACACATGGACTTATTCGGTCCCTCAAGGGTGAAAAGTCTAGGTGGAAATTCTTATGGATTAGTAATTGTGGATGACTATTCTCGCTTCACTTGGACCTTCTTCATCCCTGCCAAGAGTGAcagattcaaattatttaagaaGTTCGCTGCTATTATTCAAAATGAGAAGGAACTCAGAATCAAATCGATTAGAAGTGACCACGACAAAGAATTTCAGAATGAAACATTTGATGAATACTGTGCGGAAATGGGAATATCTCAAAATTTCTCTACACCTAgaacacctcaacaaaatggtgtggttgaaagaaagaataagGCATTGGAAGAGTTAGCAAGAACAATGCAGAATGAAAGGAACATGCCAAAGTATTTCTGGGCAGATGTAGTAAGTACAACATGTTATGTGTTGAACAGAACTGTAATAAAATCAATGTTGAAAGTAACTCCATATGAGttatttaaaggaagaaaaccAAATATCTCACATCTAAGaatctttggaagcaaatgTTTTGTGTTGAACAATGGAAAGGAAAACCTTGGTAAGTTTGACTCCAAggctgatgaagcaattttcatAGGATACTCGCTCACAAGCAAGGCACATCAGTATACAACATGAGGACAATGTGTGTTGAGGAATCTGCTTGATGGCTCAGTATTTTCAAAAAGTAGTGGTGGTAGCTTTGATGATGAGCAATAGAGGACAAGTAGTATTAGGTTAATCGgttaaaaagtaagaaaagagATCTTGAGCATATGATTGAAAATCTGGTTGATGATAATAAATGTCTTAAAACTGAGCTTGAAACTGCAAAGAATGCTAAACCTAAAATTCAAACGTTGTTCAAGATGTAATGAGTGTCCTGCACAcctagagaaaataaaatacttaacgAGTACACTATCTAAATTCACTCTAGGAAGACCTAATCTTGAAGTTGTGCTAGGTTCTCAAAGAAGAGTAATAAACAAACAGGGAATAGGCTATACAACTAAAAGCAATAGGATTAATGCTAAGAAGTTTTCTTACTTAAGAAAACCTTCTTTTGTAACTAGCTTTTATTATAATACCTTTGGCTATGTATTCAAATCTTGTTATTATAGGAAAGTTAGAATTCCTAAAGGAAAGTTCAAATGGATTCCTAAAGAACCAACTCCTGCCACTAAGAGCAAAGGCCCTAAGTTCATTTGGGTACCTGAATCAAAACTGTATGATTGTTTTATAGGAAACTGGAGGCAAAAAGGCTCAAGGAAAGCTTAAAGGATGAATCACATATTTCTTAAGTTCTACAAATCTGGTAACATGATTTAATTCCGTCAAAACAAGCATCATTCTTACATTGAACATTCATATTGATGTGTGTGGGGCTCTATGATTGATTGGTATGCAAATTgtgtgaaaaactatatttgcGATTTTTAACCCATTATATACATAATGTAATCAATTAGActtttctcaatattttctttgtttttcaaaacttgAGATCTGTCATGTTTTAATCGGTTAGAAAactaatataattgattatgtttttcCATTGTTTGTTATGTTTGATGGATATGTGCATTACAAtggttaatcgattaaatgaaATGTTAAATCGATTAAATTTGAATGCTTTGggctttttcaaattttcaaatggGCTCCTTCCAATCCTTGTTAAAGTTTTCTATGGTAAATTTAGAGTTGAAAATGGGCTAATATGTTCAATGGTGGAAGGAGTGAACATCAAATTGGATGATGCCATATGGAATACCATTGGTGGAAGATGTGTATAGTTAAACCCATCTCACatatgtttttgatgatgaacaaaagaaatgttttaaaatttctagCACAACAAATTGCACAATTGTTGCTTGATTATTACTGTGTTTGTGCTTGAACGAATTGGTATATGCATTCATTGTATAGAAATGAATCATAGGTTGAAACATATTGCACTTTGTATATTTGatagaaataatcgattacactgTTTTCATAATCTGTTAAATTTCTTCAGATATCAATACATTCTTAATAAGAGAAAAACAATTGTGTTTTAACCAATTACATAagttgtataatcgattaaaacacaTTGTTATGCCAACATATGTTTGCTAGTGAACTGATGTGTTTAGaatggaaaatgttttcaaaattgctTAAGTACGgaacttaaccgattacattatttttataatcagtTAAAATGTGGTTCAtgtgaaaatcattttcttgAAAAGTCATAACTGCCTATAACGgtcatatttgtttgttacTAGGATTTACATAATCTATTGCATGCGCCATTTAATCTATTAAATCCTATACAAATGTAAAATTGTTAAAGCAGAAggaaaaacttaacaaattgcATTAATTGCTTCATCGAATAAATTGTGTCACAATTagaaaattctataaatagacgcTTTGCTCGCTGCCTCAACATGACTTTATGATATTACACTTTCATAACTTACTTTTTTGTTGAGAATTAATTGCAGGAGCATCCTAATCTTCTTGGAGAATCAAGATTACTCTTTTGGAAGAAAATTCATAAAGATTCTTGCAAAGAAGTTGTTCTTACACATTATTGATCATATTCTACACTTGAGGTGTATTATGGGAGATCAGTGTCTACCTATAATCAGAGGATTGTGTTGCCCTATTTTTGTGCACCAGGAAGAGAACGTGTGTGTTCTAGTTCTTAGAGTTGAGATTTCTCTAAGGTGACAAAAAGATGGTATTGCTTTCAGGGTTGATATTGTGAGGTGACTCACATCTTGTACTATATGTGATATTGAGTTGGGGAAGGAGAGTGCATTGAGAGGGGAGTTCTTTGTATTCTTGCTTGTAAACTCTATCATTATAGTGGTTCCCCTTAAttaaggttgttgaaggaagaCTACATGTAGGCTTGGTTGAACCAATATAAATTCTTTGTGTTGATCTTTCTTCCCTTCTCTTTTTATTTGTGTTCATATACTTGTTGATTACATTCCAAGAAACCTTAAAGATTTttgaaaagcttttgaaagatcaaattttttaaaaggaaaaacacttcacccacccccctcttggttgaGATTATTGGCATCACTTTTTCTACAATATTAGTTATAGACGACGTATGAGTTTGAACATATTTTGATAAGTGCCTAAATTAAGGGAATTTTAGGATAATTTTgtcatttatcttatttttattttgtttagattaTGCTTCATTCaccttatttagtttgttttataGTTCTTGATATCAACAACGAGTCAAAAtgggaaattaaagaaaatggatGAAATTCAAGCAATTTTGGGAAAATTGACATTGGTACAGTTGAGTAGTAGAGTTGGGGCTTAAGCCACACAAGCAAATTCATTGCAAAGGGAAGCCTTAAGCATTAAACACGATGTTAAGCTATGAAGACTCTTTCTCAAAGAAATTATCTTAAAGGTTGAAGCATTGAAGCTTGAGGCTTAGCCCACAAGAGCAAACCCTCATGAGGAGGAAACCTCAAACACCTAGCTTTTAAAAGATCTAGAATGTAACTTTTATAGCTTGATCCTAAAATGTGAAGCTTAATCCTAAAGAAGAAGGTTTGGAAAGATCTAGAATAAAACCTTTACATAGAAGTGTGTGAATTATCCTCCTAGCTCAGAAAGCCTTCCTACTATGGAAGGAAGTTAGAAGAAAGGGcagagaaagtgaagaaaagaattgACTCGAGAGCAATAGGGCTGGAAAACAATTTCTGCAGCATTTCACTAAGCTCAAAAGTGAGCCATTACAAAGGGGaggccctcttatttataggtgaagaggGGCACCATTTCTGAACGAATTCCCTcccaaaattcaaataattctgCCTAAGAGGCGCGCCAATTCAAACCAGCAAAGGTCATGCCTCCTCCAGGTCAGCTTGCTCACGTGAAGCATGTTGTTACGCCAACGTTGAGCGGTAGAGTGTGGCGCTGAGCGTTACCCGACAACATTCCTTCCTTTGCTTCCACTTCTTGGATAGTATTCCTTCCTTTGCTCCTACTTCTGGGATGCTTCAATCAACTTCTCCAAGTTTTATTAGGctctacaaaacaaagtaaacatgtTTTAGTTAAGAGAAGAAGGGTTACTATAAATCACCTTCCATAGAAGCAAAATGATAGGtgatccttcttcttcttgaatcttctttgTCATGGCTCTAGTAAGAGGTCCAATGTGAACCCTTGATGGTCTTCCATCAgaccctccctcttgaaaaggatcTGTCCTCAGATCTGCTTCATCCCGTTGGTTATCTCCTGTGAAAGGAATTAAATCGCAGATGTTAAAAGAAAGACTGACGCCATAACCTTTAGGAAGATCTAATATGTATGCATTATCATTTATTCTTTTGACCACCTTGAATGGACCATCTCCTCTTGGACTAAGTTTGAACTTCCGTTGAGAAGGAAATCTTTCCTTTCTCAAATGAAGCCAAACTAGGTTTCcttcttcaaaaattattttctttctccctttgttgttgtattcTACAtatttgtgagtttgtttatCAATTTGGAATTTAACCATCTTATATAATTTCTTGATAAACTCCGCTTTAGAAACACcttctttatgaagaaaagaagatgattctggaaGAGGTAGTAAATCAAGAGGTGTGATAGGGttaaaaccataaacaacctcaaaaggagaaagattagCAGTCTCGCGAACTACTCTATTATAAGCAAATTCAATATGAGGTAGATGTTCATCCCAAGATTTGTTATTGCCTCTTAATATTACCCCTAATAAAGTGGATAGAGATTTATTTACTACTTCAGTTTGTCCATCAGTTTGTGGGTGACATGTAGTAGAAAATAGAAGTTTAGTTCCAAGTTTTTCCCATAGTGTTTTCCAAAAATGACTTAGGAACTTCAAATCTCTATCTGACACTATGGTTTTGGGTAAGTGTTGAcagattggcaagtgtaccaaatcgtacaagtaatataaatggtaagaccaagtatcgttttcccaagagactcgaatgNNNNNNNNNNNNNNNNNNNNNNNNNNNNNNNNNNNNNNNNNNNNNNNNNNNNNNNNNNNNNNNNNNNNNNNNNNNNNNNNNNNNNNNNNNNNNNNNNNNNNNNNNNNNNNNNNNNNNNNNNNNNNNNNNNNNNNNNNNNNNNNNNNNNNNNNNNNNNNNNNNNNNNNNNNNNNNNNNNNNNNNNNNNNNNNNNNNNNNNNNNNNNNNNNNNNNNNNNNNNNNNNNNNNNNNNNNNNNNNNNNNNNNNNNNNNNNNNNNNNNNNNNNNNNNNNNNNNNNNNNNNNNNNNNNNNNNNNNNNNNNNNNNNNNNNNNNNNNNNNNNNNNNNNNNNNNNNNNNNNNNNNNNNNNNNNNNNNNNNNNNNNNNNNNNNNNNNNNNNNNNNNNNNNNNNNNNNNNNNNNNNNNNNNNNNNNNNNNNNNNNNNNNNNNNNNNNNNNNNNNNNNNNNNNNNNNNNNNNNNNNNNNNNNNNNNNNNNNNNNNNNNNNNNNNNNNNNNNNNNNNNNNNNNNNNNNNNNNNNNNNNNNNNNNNNNNNNNNNNNNNNNNNNNNNNNNNNNNNNNNNNNNNNNNNNNNNNNNNNNNNNNNNNNNNNNNNNNNNNNNNNNNNNNNNNNNNNNNNNNNNNNNNNNNNNNNNNNNNNNNNNNNNNNNNNNNNNNNNNNNNNNNNNNNNNNNNNNNNNNNNNNNNNNNNNNNNNNNNNNNNNNNNNNNNNNNNNNNNNNNNNNNNNNNNNNNNNNNNNNNNNNNNNNNNNNNNNNNNNNNNNNNNNNNNNNNNNNNNNNNNNNNNNNNNNNNNNNNNNNattcttacttttctcaaattagctacaaaacaatgcaaaataagcataaaatcgctaaaaacaacttttgactctctccagactcatttattgagttttgcttgattttaagctcattccgagtagtaaagggtgtaatttggtccaaattgacatatgaaaatcactgtttttcaaccttcatcaacaccccaaagttagaattttgcttgtcctcaagcaaaacaaaacaaaacaatcacacaaaacaaaagttggctttatactgtttcatccaatgcctcaacaatcccaaggtacatgacaaaaccacccaattcaatatcctcagtgaaatccaaNataagatgcatgcatgctttcaacccagagattgcacaatggatgttatatactatgaatgatcaatccactaagcaaaaatgtactcatgaaaattatcAACTCATAcaaagcaagtgtttcactcagtcactcaagtgtttaaggtgacactccaactctcaattattcataagtctcataaaacaaaattgtcattcatctcaaacaatcaacatctttacatgcaaatgcctttaaaaggacttttccaaggcttgtaatgaggttgagctaacaagaaagaattggtttttctagaatgcaaaatccttgaatcaagagagctaacaaaatattcaacatttaagcaccactctcaccaatgtctctcattcccaatttttcccttttctttttcttttgcattgagctcttcttcatgcttttcttcttttcttttctttttctcaagaattttctcttttcacaacaattgagctcaatgcctttcactagctttttcaattttcacccgtacaaccccaaacttgaaccttttcatcacatacaatttaGCTcatcctaactcaaggtaaagaatttcaaaacaaggggtCACATCCTATTTacggctaaggttcaaaaagggtataatatttcaaacactttgggtgaatatttggctagagaagggttttcaaaaatggccttggtcatatgacatttacatgcaattcaatcNatcatcaagattaaggcaatatcatccatgttttcctgtgaataaTACATGCAACNataaaaactctggagctcaaaatctcacacacatgcttcctcacacaaaattcattcaaacaccatgcctagcatcatgaccacaatcataaattcatcatccatcatcatgcattacaactcactTCTCTTCCACATTAAATAATCATCAAGTAGATTCATCAAGCACATCAGGTGgtccaacattttcaaaacaagtagtaaagccaagagtacacaccaaaatagaAATTCAACCTATCCTATGAATTTTAAAAcgaaacaaaataaagtaaaacaaataaaagaaagaaaacaaaagtaaaagaaagaaaaactaagtcCTGTCAGTGTTCACCCCAGCTTCCATCTGTCTCATTAAGCAGAAAATGAGAGAACCCTATGAATCGTGATATCTGAGATATGGGAGCACGGTTGGATGTTGGAATGTGTGAACGCCATCCAGTATCTGGCTAATGGTGTCATATCCAACCGTCGAATGTTCACCGGCGCACCGCTagcgttagtctgaaagtgtctaCCCGGAAGgcacacaacctcctcaatgtCTGCTACATCATTAAGCACACCAGAATGAGTTGCATATTGGCATcgctcccctggccactctgttcCCAAGAAGATGTTaatggtgtcggggtcataactgataATATGCCCCCTCACGAAGCTCCTAAATCTCCCAGCTTCCACTCTTCCTCTGGGTACCGCGTTGgtgtaaaactccttcaccaactccacactggcagGTGTCGGGTAAGTCGTCAatttctcccaatctctcctcaaaatttCCTCCTCAAATTCTGGAACCAAATCAGGTAAAAATGAAGTTTTCCTCTCGATAAATAACCTCCTTTCTTGTACAGTAgcaaagtgttcctcatgttgcTTGGAGAGGAACCTTTGAGAGTCAAATTCTctcgagctttctggcatcttccttttgcCTGCACTGTTTCTTGTCCGACACGATGCTGAAGCCATCTCTGTAACAAACACAATATGCCACAAACCATAGAAATCCATTGTCAGGAGTTAATCCATCAACAAATATTCAGATCcagcaaaattttcaaaatgagtGCACAGATTCCCCCCATTCATAATATAGAAAAACCACCAGAGCAAAGCATACCGCCCGACGGTACAGAGGcttaccgcccgacggtgaggGGGTTTCCAATATTTTTCCACAAAACtctcctaatctccactcactACTAATTCctaacatgcaattcaattccAAACAGTTTAATTGGTCCAAAACAGTTCCCAAATCAACAATTTATNCAAAGAATCTCAAAGCCCTAAANTACCTAATTTCTAAACATGCTCATCAAGAATTCCAAAATCAAGAACTTAACAATTGAAATTttacaacttacttgagtggagatatgaatgCTAGCAACAATTCCTTCAATAGATGAGGGAAAACTCTAAATACACACTCCCACtaagaaaaacccaaaaatgaGCAAGAACAAATCCCTTTTTGTGAATGGGTGTTTAGAAAGTGTATagaaatatctctaaaaccctctaggaagtgcaaatctggagcaagAATGCAAGGAGACTGCCTGGCGACACTCAAAGGGGCAAGAAAAAGTGAGGAAGTTCTGAAAATACCCAGCTTTTAAAGAGCTCGGGTTTTTCTTGTCCGCCGCCACCGCCAGACAGTGGCTTAAAATTTTCCTTCTCCCTTTTCTTGTTTGCCTCTTTGTGGTTTCCCTTGGTGACTCCTGATCTATGCCCTAGATTTTCCAAAcacaagattttcctcactcaaatgcatgtgCACACACAGAATGTAATAaagagaatttgaaaaacagaaaacaaacacaaaaattcaaataatgaacTAGCAATTTAGAAAGTctccccaaacacccatcagtaggtgtcaaACTTCTTAGTGCTTGgtatttccttcttcttcttctttatgctaaacctcttcaagaaattgatcatgcCAAGGACATGTTTCCAAGCATCAATCATAAGAGCCTTGAACTCTAATCTCTCAAAGATCTCCTTGAAATGCTTAACCTTATTTTCCTTcctagggtttttctttttatgaggaaatggttctttacatgattttcttttctttcctctctttctttttctcttaattttctctttccttgaccttctctttttcttcctccttcctttctttattttcaatttttttcttttttctttttttcttttctcaaccaTGGTTCTTCCTTCCTCATCTTTCTTCTCACCctcattcaaaatttttatttctatttcctCTATATTTCTCTCAACAACAACTTCTTCTATTTTGGTTTTCTCTTCCAACATcttcagctcttcttcttctttcttttcctcattgagaaccttatcatgtgcaaagatagttgcttgacattcttctttagggctGACTTCAGTATCAACCTTAATAATACCAAAAGCCTTCAGGGCataagagtgttgttcctgcaataaacgtgcttgtgcttctcccaatgtttctttgtgtacaggagattgtttttgttgtaaacgttgttgggcttcccctaacgtttcttttggtcTAGAGACTACGTACTGCCGCAAGAATttttggacttcccccaacgtttcttctggtacagagaataattcctgctgtaaacgttctttagcttctcCTAAAGTTTCTTTTCGTGAGGAGGACTGATGCCCTAAGTGGtttcgatatatatttgaaaatagatccccacagtggttgaaatccttttggtagaattgagtgcccatataatcaagttcttgtttaaactgcattctgcaaacgttaggcacactaccctagaaaacatttattggaataaaaataaaaaatgaacataaaaaatcaagtcaaactc
This genomic stretch from Vigna radiata var. radiata cultivar VC1973A chromosome 7, Vradiata_ver6, whole genome shotgun sequence harbors:
- the LOC106766185 gene encoding uncharacterized protein LOC106766185; its protein translation is MVKLIAVGGAESARHKEESDDEEDLEPTMERDDGVRRRNSRNEEVAYVDKSSSRAEKLNLQATKLMRFLNIKKDDRIQNENKEDVHERDLIMMAKFETTKKCLRQGTKSSMWYLDSGCSRHITGDPTKFISISYKTSGHVTYGDNNKGKIIGIGQIKTPSSYKTKNVLLVEGLKHNLLSIS